CTCCTCGGGTTTCAGCAGGGTCACGTTGTAGCCGATTTGGCGCAGGGCATCGGGCACTTCGTCGCCGGCGCCCATGAGGTAGGCCACGTTCTGGCCGCGCCGCTTCAGGTCGAGCTTCACCAGCGGGGCCACGGCCTCGGGGAAGAGGAACTGCGTGGGGATGTGCGGGTACTCAATCTTCTGGATGCCGCGGGCATAGGCCTGGCCGGCCACGGTGGCGGTGGCGCGCAGCTCGGCGCGGCCGGGCGCGGCGCCGGCCAGGGGCTGCACCTGGAAGTTCACGGTCAACTCCTCGTCTTTGGCGGCGAGGGCGAAGTCGGCGGTGGCGGGCTCGCACTTCCAGCCGGCGGGCAGGGCCAGGGCCAGGCTGCCGCTCACCCCGGCGCGCCCGGCCCGCAGCGTGACGGGCACGGTCTTAGGCTGGGCATCGGCGAAGACGTAGGAACGGGCGGGCGGCAGGTTCACCAGCACGGGCGGCACCACGGCCAGCGGCTGGTATAATTCGCCCAGCACGGGGTCGGTGTGCTTGTATTGGACGGGAACGTAAATAGAATACTGCTGGCCTTCCACTTCCAATGAGGTCAAAACAGACGCGTTAGACTCATTTTCCGGCATCCCTATTAGCTCTTGCCTAGTCAGTTTAATAAAATTCTTGGTTACCCCCTTACCTGGTTTGAGTGGCTCTCCATTTGTAGAGCCCAAAAAGCTGGTACTCTTACTCATTTCTGCGACAAGCACAGAATCCGGCACCTGATACATGCCTACGCTGCTAGGCAGCCTCAACCAGTACGGTTGGGAGGTACCTACTTTTTTATTAATAGTAAGCGCTGCGCTGAAGCTCACTACTTTCCCGGTAAGAAGTGGCGTCTGCATCACAGTATCAAACATTGTCAGAAAACCACTCACCCGTTTGAGGGTAATCTCTTTCTGCGAGCGGTTCAATATGGCGATTGCAACAGTCATTTTTTGACCTGCTACCACCGAAGATTCACTAGCAGTTGCTGTTATGCTAAGGCCGAGGCAAGCAGCAATCAGCTTGTGTACCTCGCGCGACTTCTCAACTAGAATTAATCTCTGCTCCCTCCCTGCCCCAACATATGGTATCTTAGAATTGGCTTGCTTCGCTGAGAGAAGCTGCATTATCAACTTATTCGATTTCATAAGCCCCGCCACGCTCGCGCTTGGGTTGCTCGCATCATACTTCCGAATCACCTCCTGAATCAACTTGCCCACGGCCGCGCCGCCGGGCACGCGGTTCCAGGTTTGGTCCACGCCTTCGAACAGGTCTTTGGTGGCCTTGTCGCCTTTCACGGGCTGGAAATACTCCAGCGCCTCGCCCCGCTGGGCGGCCGAGCCGAAGCCCTGGCTGCGGTGGTTGGAGCGGCTGCGGGCCGCGATTTCGCCGTAGCTCTGGCCCAGCAGCGGGTTGTAGCCGCCGGCATCGAGCTTGAGGTAGCCGCTCATGTCTTCGCCGGGCTTCACGAAAAAGCTGCCGGTGTTCCAGAGCAGGCGCTTGGGCTGCCAGGCTTGCACGTACTGGAGCTGTTCGGGGAAGCGCTTGGGGTCGCCGGCGGCGTCGAAGGCTTCGGCGGCGAGGATGGCGCTGGCTTGGTGGTGGCCGTGGCCGGCGCGGGCATCGGGCGGGAAGCGGGTGATGAGCACATCGGGCCGGCGCTGGCGGATGACCCACACCATGTCGGCGAGCACCTGCTCCTTGTCCCAGATGCGAAAGGTTTCGTCGGAGGTTTTGGAGAAGCCGAAGTCGTTGGCGCGGGTGAAGAACTGCCGGCCGCCGTCGAGGCGCCGGGCCGCCAGCAGCTCCTGCGTGCGAATCACGCCGAGGCCTTCGCGCAGCTCGGGGCCGATGAGGTTCTGGCCGCCGTCGCCGCGGGTGCAGCTCAGGTAGCTGGTTTCGAGCAGGCGCTCGTTGGCCATGTAGGCGATGAGGCGGGTGTTTTCGTCGTCGGGGTGGGCGGCGATGTACATCACCGAGCCCAGCACGTTGAGCTTCTTGAGTCCCAGCAGGATATCCGAGGAGGAGTAGGTTTTGGGCGTTTGGGCCAGGGCCGCCAGGGGCAGCAGCAGCGCCGCAAGCAGCGGGCGAAGGTGACGGAACATGTGCAGAGAAACCAGAATGAGGCCGTGAAGTTAAGCGCAAGCCCTCCCCTACGGCTAATTGGCTGCCTAGCAGCACCTGATTCAGCTCAACTTGCTGAGCCTACTAGTACGTAGCCAAGTATCTTACCAATCGTCTGTCATGCAGAGCGCAGCGAAGCATCTTATCCCCGCGGAACGAGTCGTGCCAACGTGATAAGATGCTTCGCTGCGCTCTGCATGACAGCCGCTTCATTATTTGTTAGCCCAACTTCCTTGAGCTTGCCATTTATTATAAATGCGCCGAGCCGGAGCGCCAAGCAAGCCAGCCACAATAGCAAATACCCAAGTAAATAAACGCGCGGCGGCTGTGCAGGCGCAACAATGCCCGTACCGGGCACGTCTTTAGGGCCGCTAGTGTTTCTCAGCTTTCTCAGCCCCGACACCGGTTCCTTTGCTACTCAGTCGTCTCACACGGCTTTTTCTTACTTTATGACACTATCCCTTTCCCGCGTATCAATGCCAGTGCTGCTGGCGGTTACGCTGCTATCGTCTTGTGCCCGCCGGCCCCAGGCCAGCTCTCCCGTGGCGTCTATTGCCGTTAGTGCACCCGCCGCGGCACCGGAGGTGCTCACCGCCCCCGAAACCAAGCCCGCCCCCGCACCTACCCCGGCTCCCATCGGCGACCTGAGCAGTTCGCAGTGGTATTTGAAAGACCCCACGCTGGATAAAGTACCTGGCGTGGGCGCTACCCGGGTGTACGATGAGATACTGAAAACGCTGACGCCCCAGCCCGTGGTAGTGGCCGTGATTGACTCGGGCATCGACACGGCCCACGTCGACCTGAAGCCCATGCTGTGGACCAATCCCAAGGAAATACCTAACAACGGCATCGACGACGACAAGAACGGCTACGTCGACGACGTGCACGGCTGGAACTTCCTGGGCGGGGCCGATGGCCGCAACGTCAACGCCGAAACCCTGGAAATGACCCGCATTGTGGCCGCTGGCCGCAAGCGCTTCAAGGGCAAGACGGCCGCCACCGTGAAGCCCACCGAGCGGGCCGATTTCGCCTTGTATACCAAAGCCGAAAAAGCTTACTCCGCCCGCCTCAAGGAAGAAACCGAGCGCAGCGAGCAGGTAGAAAGCATGACCGGACCGCTCACCATGATGGTCGACAACCTGAAGCAGGCCCTGGGCGTGACCACCCTCGACACCACGGCGCTGCGCACCATCAAGACCGACGACCCCAACCTGCGCCGCGCCACGGCCGGCATGCTCGAGATGATGCGCCAGACCGGTGCCGCCGATACCGATGCCTTGCTCAAGGAACTGAGCGAAGGCGCCAAGCAGGAGCGCAGCATGCTGGATAACTCGCTCAACCTGAAGTTTAATCCGCGCGCCGACATCGTAAAGGACAACCCCAACGACGTGACCGAGCGCTACTACGGCAACAACGACCTCCACGGCCCCGACCCCATGCACGGCACCCACGTGTCGGGCATCATCGCGGCCGTGCGCGACAACCAGCTGGGGGTGCAGGGCATTGCGCCCAACCCGGTGCGCATCATGGTGGTGCGGGCCGTGCCCGACGGCGACGAGCGCGACAAGGACGTGGCCAACGCCATCCGCTACGCCGTGGACAACGGCGCCCAGATTATCAACATGAGCTTCGGCAAAGAATTCTCGCCCCAGCGCCAGGCCGTGGAAGCCGCCTTTAAATACGCCGCCAGCAAAAACGTGCTGCTGGTGCACGCCGCCGGCAACGAGAACGCCAACCTCGACGTGACGAGCAACTATCCGGCTTCGTTCTACATCAACAAAACCACGGTGCCCAACCTGCTCACCGTAGGCGCCTCCGGCCCGCGCGACAACGCCCAGCTGCCCGCCAATTTCTCGAACTACAGCAAGCGCGCCGTCGAT
This region of Hymenobacter sedentarius genomic DNA includes:
- a CDS encoding PIG-L family deacetylase, giving the protein MFRHLRPLLAALLLPLAALAQTPKTYSSSDILLGLKKLNVLGSVMYIAAHPDDENTRLIAYMANERLLETSYLSCTRGDGGQNLIGPELREGLGVIRTQELLAARRLDGGRQFFTRANDFGFSKTSDETFRIWDKEQVLADMVWVIRQRRPDVLITRFPPDARAGHGHHQASAILAAEAFDAAGDPKRFPEQLQYVQAWQPKRLLWNTGSFFVKPGEDMSGYLKLDAGGYNPLLGQSYGEIAARSRSNHRSQGFGSAAQRGEALEYFQPVKGDKATKDLFEGVDQTWNRVPGGAAVGKLIQEVIRKYDASNPSASVAGLMKSNKLIMQLLSAKQANSKIPYVGAGREQRLILVEKSREVHKLIAACLGLSITATASESSVVAGQKMTVAIAILNRSQKEITLKRVSGFLTMFDTVMQTPLLTGKVVSFSAALTINKKVGTSQPYWLRLPSSVGMYQVPDSVLVAEMSKSTSFLGSTNGEPLKPGKGVTKNFIKLTRQELIGMPENESNASVLTSLEVEGQQYSIYVPVQYKHTDPVLGELYQPLAVVPPVLVNLPPARSYVFADAQPKTVPVTLRAGRAGVSGSLALALPAGWKCEPATADFALAAKDEELTVNFQVQPLAGAAPGRAELRATATVAGQAYARGIQKIEYPHIPTQFLFPEAVAPLVKLDLKRRGQNVAYLMGAGDEVPDALRQIGYNVTLLKPEELTAANLKKYDALVVGVRAYNTVERLKTQQPEILKYMEQGGNVVVQYTVNRGTVLPQIGPYPMTMSSDRVTVEDAPVTLTKHPLLNAPNKITAQDFNGWVQEQGLYYPSQWDPKYQTVISSHDPGETPKESAILVTDYGKGHYIYTGLSLFRELPAGVPGAYRIITNMISYGKEPAQ
- a CDS encoding S8 family peptidase, coding for MTLSLSRVSMPVLLAVTLLSSCARRPQASSPVASIAVSAPAAAPEVLTAPETKPAPAPTPAPIGDLSSSQWYLKDPTLDKVPGVGATRVYDEILKTLTPQPVVVAVIDSGIDTAHVDLKPMLWTNPKEIPNNGIDDDKNGYVDDVHGWNFLGGADGRNVNAETLEMTRIVAAGRKRFKGKTAATVKPTERADFALYTKAEKAYSARLKEETERSEQVESMTGPLTMMVDNLKQALGVTTLDTTALRTIKTDDPNLRRATAGMLEMMRQTGAADTDALLKELSEGAKQERSMLDNSLNLKFNPRADIVKDNPNDVTERYYGNNDLHGPDPMHGTHVSGIIAAVRDNQLGVQGIAPNPVRIMVVRAVPDGDERDKDVANAIRYAVDNGAQIINMSFGKEFSPQRQAVEAAFKYAASKNVLLVHAAGNENANLDVTSNYPASFYINKTTVPNLLTVGASGPRDNAQLPANFSNYSKRAVDVFAPGMSIFSTLPGSKFGNESGTSMASPVTAGVAAVLKSYFPKLTAADLKRIIMQSARVHHTKVQVPGTDKMVDFSTLSVTGGVVDLYEAVRLAQKASL